A window of the Gossypium hirsutum isolate 1008001.06 chromosome A03, Gossypium_hirsutum_v2.1, whole genome shotgun sequence genome harbors these coding sequences:
- the LOC107887999 gene encoding WUSCHEL-related homeobox 3 isoform X1 has translation MCPAGSSRWCPTPEQVMILEEMYRSGVKTPNATQIQQITSHLSFYGKIEGKNVFYWFQNHKARERQKLRRKLSKQLQLQQQQLFHHYFDSLPSPPFQHLSYYNSPPPFPQQVGVHDAAAAAKQGMNYTWKLDVSERMDVDKSMMKIYGGDLLMMVDLSSPSLSSPCFFTTTTTGPPPLKTLELFPVTASNLKEECNKNNNG, from the exons ATGTGCCCAGCAGGGTCTTCTAGGTGGTGTCCAACACCAGAGCAAGTTATGATATTGGAAGAGATGTATAGGAGTGGGGTGAAGACCCCAAATGCTACACAAATCCAACAAATCACTTCACACCTCTCTTTCTATGGCAAAATTGAAGGCAAGAATGTGTTTTATTGGTTCCAAAACCATAAGGCAAGGGAAAGACAGAAGCTTAGAAGGAAACTTTCCAAGCAACTCCAATTACAACAACAACAACTTTTTCATCACTACTTTGATTCTCTCCCCTCCCCTCCTTTTCAACATCTTTCTTACTATAACTCACCCCCTCCTTTTCCTCAG CAGGTGGGAGTTCATGATGCTGCAGCAGCAGCAAAGCAAGGGATGAACTACACGTGGAAGCTTGATGTATCTGAAAGAATGGATGTTGATAAGTCTATGATGAAGATATACGGCGGTGATTTGCTGATGATGGTTGATTTGAGTAGTCCCTCTTTATCATCTCCATGCTtcttcaccaccaccaccaccggaCCACCTCCCCTTAAAACCCTTGAACTTTTCCCAGTCACTGCTTCCAATCTCAAGGAAGAGTGCAACAAGAATAACAACGGctaa
- the LOC107887999 gene encoding WUSCHEL-related homeobox 3 isoform X2 has protein sequence MCPAGSSRWCPTPEQVMILEEMYRSGVKTPNATQIQQITSHLSFYGKIEGKNVFYWFQNHKARERQKLRRKLSKQLQLQQQQLFHHYFDSLPSPPFQHLSYYNSPPPFPQVGVHDAAAAAKQGMNYTWKLDVSERMDVDKSMMKIYGGDLLMMVDLSSPSLSSPCFFTTTTTGPPPLKTLELFPVTASNLKEECNKNNNG, from the exons ATGTGCCCAGCAGGGTCTTCTAGGTGGTGTCCAACACCAGAGCAAGTTATGATATTGGAAGAGATGTATAGGAGTGGGGTGAAGACCCCAAATGCTACACAAATCCAACAAATCACTTCACACCTCTCTTTCTATGGCAAAATTGAAGGCAAGAATGTGTTTTATTGGTTCCAAAACCATAAGGCAAGGGAAAGACAGAAGCTTAGAAGGAAACTTTCCAAGCAACTCCAATTACAACAACAACAACTTTTTCATCACTACTTTGATTCTCTCCCCTCCCCTCCTTTTCAACATCTTTCTTACTATAACTCACCCCCTCCTTTTCCTCAG GTGGGAGTTCATGATGCTGCAGCAGCAGCAAAGCAAGGGATGAACTACACGTGGAAGCTTGATGTATCTGAAAGAATGGATGTTGATAAGTCTATGATGAAGATATACGGCGGTGATTTGCTGATGATGGTTGATTTGAGTAGTCCCTCTTTATCATCTCCATGCTtcttcaccaccaccaccaccggaCCACCTCCCCTTAAAACCCTTGAACTTTTCCCAGTCACTGCTTCCAATCTCAAGGAAGAGTGCAACAAGAATAACAACGGctaa